Proteins encoded by one window of Epinephelus moara isolate mb chromosome 18, YSFRI_EMoa_1.0, whole genome shotgun sequence:
- the elfn1a gene encoding protein ELFN1, whose amino-acid sequence MTLREAPMACSLGMVMSALFWSVAIVYLTHIGRVSGDCWLIEGEKGFVWLAICSQNQPPYEAIPQHINSTIVDLRLNENKIKSIHYSALSRFANLTYLNLTKNEISYIEDGAFSAQFNLQVLQMGFNKLRNLTEGILRGLGKLQYLYLQANLIETVTPNAFWECPNIENIDLSMNRIQQLDGSTFTSLTKLTTCELYTNPFNCSCELLGFVKWLSVFPNRTNERMVCDSPPGVSGYSLLSQNPNNPTYRNALHMLTTVCTDDYVTPFIPMPTEPTTPPPDSTLCGLEDCPSGTEPEDITISTTYNDVEVNPFMKLKQVSNTGATITVQIPYPYKKMYILVLYNNSFFTDIQNLKDIKEDIELKNLKPHTNYTYCVASIRNSLRHNHTCLTITTGPWNGKDRVVNNATATHYIMTILGCLFSMVIFLGVVYYCLRRKRQQDEKHKKAGSLKKNIIELKYGQELEGGTISRMSQKQLLAGESMARMPYLPSAAEMEQYKFQEISDTPKMMKGNYMEVRSVDHHERRECDMGMAGNSQGSVAEISTIAKEVDKVNQIINNCIDALKSESTSFQGKSGAVSTAEPQLVLISEHPQSKSGLLSPVYKDSYHHSLQRHRSSDASPKRPSTATGGPMRSPRPYRSESKYIEKTSPTGETILTVTPAAAILRAEAEKIRQYSDHRHSYPDAQIEELEGPESHKSSMLEPLTHSRSRDLAYSQLSSQYHNLSYSSSPEYYCKPSHSIWERFKLHRKRHKDEEYMAAGHALRKKVQFAKDEDLHDILDYWKGVSSQQKS is encoded by the coding sequence ATGACTCTCAGAGAAGCACCAATGGCCTGCAGCTTAGGCATGGTGATGAGTGCCTTGTTTTGGTCTGTAGCCATTGTATATTTGACTCATATTGGCAGAGTCAGCGGAGACTGCTGGTTAATTGAGGGTGAAAAGGGCTTTGTATGGCTTGCAATTTGTAGCCAAAACCAACCACCTTATGAGGCCATCCCACAGCATATCAACAGCACCATTGTGGACCTTCgtctgaatgaaaacaaaatcaaaagtatCCATTATTCTGCCCTTAGTCGCTTTGCCAACTTGACCTACCTGAACCTGACAAAGAATGAAATCTCCTACATAGAGGATGGGGCCTTTTCTGCTCAGTTTAACTTACAAGTCCTTCAGATGGGCTTCAACAAGTTGCGGAACCTGACAGAGGGGATCCTCAGGGGTTTAGGAAAGCTGCAGTACCTCTACCTCCAGGCAAACCTGATTGAGACTGTGACACCCAATGCCTTTTGGGAATGCCCCAACATTGAGAACATCGACCTCTCCATGAACCGGATCCAGCAATTAGATGGGTCCACGTTTACCAGTTTGACTAAACTGACCACCTGCGAGCTGTACACCAACCCTTTCAACTGCTCATGTGAATTACTCGGTTTTGTCAAATGGCTCTCAGTTTTCCCCAACAGGACGAATGAGCGAATGGTCTGCGACTCCCCACCTGGCGTCTCTGGTTATAGTTTACTGAGCCAGAATCCAAACAATCCAACATATCGAAATGCGCTCCACATGCTCACCACTGTGTGTACGGATGACTACGTGACACCATTTATTCCCATGCCCACTGAGCCCACGACGCCCCCACCCGACTCCACACTCTGTGGGCTGGAAGATTGTCCCTCAGGCACTGAACCAGAAGACATTACCATCAGTACAACCTACAATGATGTGGAAGTAAACCCTTTCATGAAACTGAAGCAAGTATCAAATACAGGTGCCACCATCACGGTTCAGATACCTTACCCCTACAAGAAGATGTACATCCTGGTTCTGTACAACAACAGCTTTTTCACAGATATTCAAAACCTGAAAGATATAAAGGAGGACATTGAACTGAAAAACCTTAAACCCCACACTAACTACACATACTGTGTCGCTTCAATACGTAATTCTCTTAGACACAACCACACTTGTCTGACAATCACTACTGGCCCTTGGAATGGAAAGGATAGAGTTGTAAACAACGCAACTGCTACTCACTACATTATGACAATTTTGGGCTGCCTCTTTAGCATGGTCATTTTCCTGGGTGTGGTCTACTATTGCTTGCGAAGAAAGCGACAGCAAGATGAGAAGCACAAAAAAGCAGGCAGCCTGAAGAAAAATATAATAGAACTCAAATATGGGCAAGAACTGGAGGGAGGGACTATATCTCGAATGTCACAGAAGCAGCTGTTGGCCGGGGAGAGCATGGCACGTATGCCATATTTACCAtctgcagctgaaatggagcagtACAAATTTCAAGAGATAAGTGATACTCCTAAAATGATGAAAGGAAATTACATGGAGGTGCGAAGCGTGGATCACCATGAACGCAGGGAGTGTGATATGGGAATGGCTGGGAATAGCCAGGGGTCAGTGGCAGAGATTTCCACCATTGCAAAAGAGGTAGATAAAGTCAATCAGATAATTAACAACTGCATAGATGCTCTTAAGTCAGAATCCACCTCTTTTCAAGGGAAATCTGGAGCAGTGTCCACTGCAGAGCCCCAGCTCGTACTAATATCAGAACACCCACAGAGTAAATCTGGCCTTCTGTCCCCAGTGTATAAGGACAGCTATCACCACTCTCTGCAGAGGCATCGGTCCTCTGATGCCTCGCCAAAGAGGCCCAGCACTGCCACTGGAGGGCCCATGCGAAGCCCCAGGCCTTATCGCTCTGAATCTAAGTACATAGAGAAAACCTCCCCAACAGGAGAGACCATCCTCACTGTAACACCTGCTGCCGCCATCCTGAGGGCTGAGGCAGAGAAGATCCGTCAGTACAGTGACCACAGGCACTCATATCCCGACGCCCAGATAGAGGAGCTTGAAGGACCTGAAAGCCACAAGTCCTCCATGCTGGAGCCTCTCACTCACTCCCGCTCCAGAGACTTAGCGTATTCCCAGCTGTCATCTCAGTATCATAATCTAAGCTACTCCTCCAGTCCTGAATACTACTGCAAACCTTCACACAGCATCTGGGAGCGATTCAAGCTCCATCGGAAGCGGCACAAAGATGAGGAGTACATGGCTGCGGGCCATGCACTGCGTAAGAAAGTCCAGTTTGCAAAGGATGAGGACCTGCATGATATTTTAGACTACTGGAAAGGTGTATCATCCCAACAGAAATCATAA